A single window of Streptomyces cathayae DNA harbors:
- a CDS encoding alkaline phosphatase D family protein, whose amino-acid sequence MTSRHRSSESTFSAVADSDSLAPRRRTVVKAAAAGAVLAGPLAAAPAARAATAQAPAFLHGLASGDPLPDGVLLWTRVTPTPEAIPGSGLGPDTEVGWTVALDKAFSTVVARGSTRATAASDHTVKADIRGLRPATDYWFRFSADGTDSPVARTRTAPAADAAVTGLRFGVVSCANWEAGHFSAYRHLAARGDLDAWLHLGDYIYEYGTGEYGTRGRTVRPHAPAHEIVTLADYRVRHATYKTDPDLQALHAKAPVVAIWDDHEFANDAWSGGAENHTEGAEGAWAARQAAAQQAYFEWMPVRPALAGTTYRRLRFGKLADLSLLDLRSFRSQQAALGDGEVDDPDRTLTGRAQLDWLKAGLSSSDTAWRLVGTSVMISPLALGALPASLLKPLAELLDLPQEGLALNTDQWDGYTDDRRELLTHLRTNAIGNTVFLTGDIHMAWANDVPVNAGTYPLSPSAATEFVVTSVTSDNLDDIVKVAEGTVSTVASPLIRATNRHVHWVDTDRHGYGVLDVTAERTQMDYYVLSGRTDPAATSAWARSYRTRSGTQRVERVHTPV is encoded by the coding sequence GTGACCAGTCGACACAGATCATCCGAGAGCACCTTCTCCGCCGTCGCGGACTCCGACTCCCTTGCTCCGCGCCGCCGTACGGTCGTCAAGGCGGCTGCCGCCGGCGCGGTCCTGGCGGGGCCGCTCGCCGCCGCGCCGGCCGCCCGCGCCGCCACCGCCCAGGCCCCCGCCTTCCTGCACGGGCTGGCCTCCGGCGACCCGCTGCCGGACGGCGTCCTGCTGTGGACGCGGGTGACGCCGACGCCGGAGGCGATACCCGGCTCCGGACTCGGCCCGGACACCGAGGTCGGCTGGACCGTCGCCCTGGACAAGGCGTTCAGCACGGTCGTCGCGAGGGGCTCGACCCGCGCCACCGCCGCCTCCGACCACACCGTCAAGGCCGACATCCGCGGCCTCAGGCCGGCCACCGACTACTGGTTCCGCTTCTCCGCCGACGGCACCGACTCCCCCGTCGCCCGTACCCGCACCGCCCCGGCCGCCGACGCCGCGGTGACCGGTCTGCGCTTCGGCGTGGTCTCCTGCGCCAACTGGGAGGCCGGGCACTTCTCGGCGTACCGCCATCTCGCGGCCCGCGGCGACCTGGACGCCTGGCTGCACCTCGGTGACTACATCTACGAGTACGGCACCGGCGAGTACGGCACCCGCGGCAGGACCGTCCGCCCGCACGCGCCCGCCCACGAGATCGTCACCCTCGCCGACTACCGCGTCCGGCACGCGACGTACAAGACCGACCCCGACCTCCAGGCACTGCACGCCAAGGCGCCGGTCGTGGCGATCTGGGACGACCACGAGTTCGCCAACGACGCCTGGTCGGGCGGCGCCGAGAACCACACCGAGGGTGCGGAGGGCGCCTGGGCCGCCCGTCAGGCCGCCGCCCAGCAGGCCTACTTCGAGTGGATGCCGGTGCGCCCCGCGCTGGCCGGCACCACCTACCGCCGACTGCGCTTCGGCAAGCTCGCCGACCTCTCGCTGCTGGACCTGCGTTCCTTCCGCTCCCAGCAGGCCGCACTCGGCGACGGCGAGGTCGACGACCCGGACCGCACGCTCACCGGCCGCGCCCAACTCGACTGGCTCAAGGCGGGACTGTCGTCGTCCGACACCGCCTGGCGGCTGGTCGGCACCTCGGTGATGATCTCGCCGCTCGCCCTCGGCGCGCTCCCGGCCAGTCTGCTGAAGCCGCTCGCCGAGCTGCTGGACCTGCCGCAGGAGGGCCTCGCCCTCAACACCGACCAGTGGGACGGCTACACCGACGACCGCCGCGAACTCCTCACCCATCTGCGGACGAACGCGATCGGCAACACGGTCTTCCTCACCGGCGACATCCACATGGCGTGGGCCAACGACGTACCGGTGAACGCGGGCACCTATCCGCTGTCCCCGTCGGCGGCCACCGAGTTCGTCGTCACCTCGGTCACCTCCGACAACCTCGACGACATCGTCAAGGTTGCCGAGGGCACCGTCTCCACGGTCGCCTCACCGCTGATCAGGGCCACCAACCGGCATGTCCACTGGGTCGACACCGACCGCCACGGCTACGGCGTGCTGGACGTCACCGCCGAGCGGACGCAGATGGACTACTACGTGCTGTCCGGCCGCACCGACCCGGCCGCCACCTCCGCGTGGGCCCGCTCGTACCGGACCCGCAGCGGCACGCAGCGGGTCGAGCGCGTCCACACCCCGGTCTGA